Proteins encoded together in one Altererythrobacter epoxidivorans window:
- the rnhA gene encoding ribonuclease HI, with amino-acid sequence MKKVEIFTDGACKGNPGPGGWGALLRMGQHEKELSGADADTTNNRMEMTAAIRGLGALIEPCEVDLYSDSKYVIDGITKWVEGWKRRGWINASKKPVRNADLWHELIEATARHRVRWHWVKGHAGHPENERVDRLASDEADRIAREGR; translated from the coding sequence ATGAAGAAGGTCGAGATTTTCACCGATGGTGCGTGCAAGGGCAATCCCGGCCCTGGCGGCTGGGGTGCCCTGCTACGCATGGGCCAGCACGAGAAGGAACTTTCGGGGGCCGATGCCGACACGACCAACAATCGCATGGAAATGACGGCGGCGATCAGGGGTCTCGGCGCCCTGATCGAACCCTGCGAGGTCGATCTCTATTCCGACAGCAAATACGTGATCGATGGGATCACGAAATGGGTCGAAGGCTGGAAACGGCGCGGCTGGATTAATGCCAGCAAGAAACCCGTGCGCAATGCCGATCTATGGCATGAACTGATCGAGGCAACGGCGCGCCATCGCGTCAGGTGGCACTGGGTGAAAGGCCACGCGGGTCATCCCGAAAACGAGCGGGTGGACCGCCTCGCCAGCGACGAAGCGGACCGGATCGCCCGCGAAGGCCGTTAG
- a CDS encoding YegP family protein, with protein sequence MAHHFEIYKDKAGEFRVRFKYNSEVMFSTEGYASKSSAQNAIESMKKNGPGAEVVDNS encoded by the coding sequence ATGGCGCATCATTTCGAAATCTACAAAGACAAGGCAGGCGAATTCCGCGTGCGTTTCAAATACAATTCCGAAGTGATGTTCTCGACCGAAGGCTATGCTTCCAAATCGAGCGCGCAGAACGCGATCGAATCCATGAAGAAGAACGGCCCCGGCGCGGAAGTCGTCGACAACAGCTGA
- a CDS encoding NAD(P)/FAD-dependent oxidoreductase, which yields MTEVFDYAIVGAGMAGASLAAEIGGQGSVLVLEREDAPGYHSTGRSAAFWEECYGGPDIVPLTIASGNFLRENGFLTPRGALYLARADDEGKIGEFFDMFCDSGAHFERIERDQLEEMVPTLRAEWDRAIWQHRCADIDVAGLHAHYLGISRKSGHAAECRAELVGADRLDGVWQLELSDGRRFAARTLVNAAGAWADQVAELAGAKPLGIQPFRRTVVQLRVDPAAPADMPLCLDISGGFYFKPDNGRLWLSPHDETPSEPVDAAPDEFDVAVAIDRLQSVSTWKIEAVERKWAGLRSFAPDRRPVYGFDPGREGFFWFAGQGGYGIQTAPAAARLGSQLLLDLPRDAMTLKIPAERYSPGRFA from the coding sequence ATGACGGAAGTATTCGATTATGCGATTGTCGGAGCCGGTATGGCCGGGGCGAGCCTCGCTGCCGAAATCGGCGGGCAGGGCTCGGTCCTGGTACTCGAGCGCGAAGATGCGCCCGGATACCACTCGACGGGCCGTTCGGCAGCCTTCTGGGAAGAATGTTACGGCGGCCCGGATATCGTGCCGCTTACAATCGCATCGGGCAATTTCCTGCGCGAGAACGGTTTCCTCACCCCTCGCGGCGCGCTGTATCTCGCACGCGCGGATGACGAGGGGAAAATTGGCGAATTCTTCGACATGTTTTGCGATTCCGGAGCGCATTTCGAAAGGATCGAGCGCGACCAGCTAGAGGAAATGGTTCCGACCCTGCGCGCCGAATGGGACCGCGCGATCTGGCAGCATCGCTGTGCCGACATCGATGTGGCGGGGCTGCACGCACACTATCTCGGCATCAGCCGGAAATCGGGACACGCGGCGGAATGCCGCGCAGAGCTTGTCGGTGCAGATCGCCTCGATGGCGTCTGGCAGCTTGAATTGTCAGATGGTCGCCGGTTTGCCGCCAGGACGCTGGTAAACGCAGCCGGAGCTTGGGCAGATCAGGTCGCCGAGCTTGCTGGCGCAAAGCCGCTCGGCATCCAGCCATTCCGGCGCACGGTCGTGCAGTTGCGGGTCGATCCGGCTGCACCGGCGGATATGCCGCTGTGTCTCGACATCAGCGGTGGGTTCTATTTCAAGCCCGATAACGGCCGTCTCTGGCTTAGCCCTCATGATGAAACTCCGAGCGAGCCGGTCGATGCTGCCCCGGATGAATTCGATGTCGCCGTCGCAATTGACCGGCTGCAATCGGTGTCCACCTGGAAGATCGAGGCAGTCGAGCGCAAATGGGCGGGGCTTCGCAGTTTCGCGCCGGACCGCCGCCCGGTCTATGGCTTCGATCCCGGAAGGGAAGGGTTTTTCTGGTTTGCGGGGCAAGGGGGGTACGGCATCCAGACCGCTCCGGCAGCGGCCCGCCTTGGCTCGCAGCTTCTGCTTGACCTGCCAAGGGATGCGATGACCCTGAAAATCCCGGCGGAACGCTATTCTCCCGGAAGGTTCGCCTAG
- a CDS encoding alpha/beta fold hydrolase: MSDTSKAADYPFDRRVIPTAAEETVWTASDGHKIRRIDWQGALSSPRGSILFFPGRGDNYEKYLETLDQWHRDGWRVTAADWRGQAGSGRLGSDAVTGHVGDFGDWIADLSDFWREWKAQTPGPHVLSGHSMGGHLVLRGLAEGVVDPDAMVLSAPMLGFAGSLPNAIGHAAAKLMCRIGDTTRPAWKWSEKPGQVPASRQDLLSHDPDRYEDELWWREKRPELVMGPGSWGWVERAYASMRGLFEPGKLEAVNTPVLLLGTSNDKLVGMPAIEEAARRLPNAEIVRFGDEARHEILREVDPVRDRAMDAIATFLDREAPAR; this comes from the coding sequence ATTAGCGATACGAGCAAAGCTGCCGATTACCCTTTCGATCGGCGCGTCATACCGACTGCGGCAGAAGAGACTGTTTGGACCGCGAGCGACGGTCACAAGATACGCCGGATCGACTGGCAGGGCGCGCTGTCGAGCCCACGAGGTTCGATCCTGTTTTTCCCAGGGCGGGGCGACAATTACGAAAAATATCTCGAGACGCTGGACCAATGGCACCGCGACGGGTGGCGCGTCACCGCGGCTGATTGGCGCGGCCAGGCAGGTTCGGGCAGGCTTGGCTCCGACGCTGTAACCGGCCACGTAGGCGATTTCGGGGACTGGATTGCCGACCTTTCGGATTTCTGGCGTGAATGGAAAGCGCAGACGCCGGGACCGCATGTATTGTCCGGCCATTCGATGGGCGGGCACCTTGTCCTTCGCGGATTGGCAGAAGGGGTGGTGGATCCAGATGCGATGGTGCTTTCGGCGCCCATGCTCGGATTTGCCGGCTCCTTGCCAAATGCGATCGGGCACGCTGCGGCGAAACTGATGTGCCGGATTGGCGACACCACACGTCCTGCGTGGAAATGGAGCGAGAAGCCGGGGCAGGTGCCGGCCTCGCGCCAGGACCTGCTGAGCCATGATCCCGATCGTTACGAGGACGAACTGTGGTGGCGAGAGAAGAGACCGGAACTCGTTATGGGGCCGGGCAGCTGGGGGTGGGTCGAGCGTGCCTATGCTTCCATGCGCGGGTTGTTCGAACCCGGAAAACTCGAAGCGGTGAACACGCCGGTCCTCTTGCTCGGTACATCGAATGACAAGCTGGTAGGAATGCCTGCGATAGAAGAGGCGGCGCGCCGCCTGCCAAATGCCGAGATCGTCCGCTTCGGAGACGAGGCGCGCCACGAAATCCTGCGCGAGGTCGATCCGGTTCGCGACCGCGCCATGGATGCGATTGCGACTTTCCTTGACCGCGAGGCACCGGCACGCTGA
- a CDS encoding A24 family peptidase, with amino-acid sequence MFSAYLHYGLLVGLAIALLVAAFTDIRSRQISNWLNLSIAAFAPVFWWTSGLDLWPDVALQLGVAVAAFAILAVLFAMKMMGGGDVKLLTALALWIVPSLFFQLLVVMALVGGVLTVVVGAWHIMRRERDKIAVPYGVAIAVGGLWVLGAHYFPQAGQAAGLG; translated from the coding sequence ATGTTCAGCGCTTATCTTCACTACGGACTGCTCGTGGGCTTGGCAATCGCACTGCTGGTTGCTGCCTTCACCGATATTCGCAGCCGCCAGATTTCGAACTGGCTCAATCTCAGCATCGCCGCTTTCGCACCGGTATTCTGGTGGACCAGCGGCCTTGATCTGTGGCCCGATGTGGCCCTGCAGCTCGGCGTTGCCGTGGCAGCCTTTGCCATTTTGGCCGTTCTGTTCGCCATGAAGATGATGGGCGGCGGCGACGTCAAACTGCTGACTGCGCTCGCCCTCTGGATCGTTCCGTCACTGTTTTTCCAGTTGTTGGTGGTGATGGCCCTGGTCGGCGGCGTGCTGACCGTGGTCGTCGGTGCCTGGCACATCATGCGCCGCGAACGTGACAAGATCGCAGTTCCATACGGTGTCGCAATCGCAGTCGGGGGCCTCTGGGTCCTTGGCGCCCACTATTTTCCGCAGGCCGGCCAGGCGGCCGGTTTGGGATGA
- the cpaB gene encoding Flp pilus assembly protein CpaB: MDRKKLVLLLGALVIAIGTALAARSMFAGAGAPEAEAAAVPKGPKVLIAQRGLPTGTIITPDALSFQQWPEELVQDAYFIDGESDISQLVGTVVRHPITAGEPVTIGSLVKPGDRGFLAAALGPGMRAVTIPVSVKTGVAGFVFPGDRVDLVLTQTVKGDEGQPLKAAETVLQNLRVLATDQKTEHKTGKDGQTVVKASRTVTLEVTPKIAEKVAVAQTLGQISLVLRSIADNQVELEKAIASGDIVVPDDATPEEEEALLRVAMNRPIDKGTTFSTGGDVSRFQRSTVPAQNSSARQTPPQMGVPAQVSGTPVYSGPSVRVTRGKSTTEVPVGSGAGRILSAQSAGTAEAAQTVPTAGAALIR, translated from the coding sequence ATGGATAGGAAGAAGCTGGTTTTGCTGCTTGGTGCGCTGGTGATTGCCATCGGTACCGCTTTGGCAGCACGTAGCATGTTTGCCGGCGCTGGCGCGCCAGAGGCTGAAGCTGCCGCTGTCCCGAAAGGTCCGAAGGTGCTGATCGCACAGCGCGGCCTGCCGACCGGCACGATCATCACGCCCGATGCGCTGAGCTTCCAGCAGTGGCCCGAAGAACTGGTCCAGGATGCCTATTTCATCGATGGCGAATCCGACATCAGCCAGCTCGTCGGCACTGTCGTGCGTCATCCGATCACGGCTGGCGAACCTGTGACGATCGGCTCGCTGGTCAAGCCGGGCGATCGCGGCTTCCTTGCTGCGGCTCTCGGCCCGGGCATGCGCGCTGTCACCATCCCGGTTTCGGTCAAGACCGGTGTTGCCGGCTTCGTCTTCCCGGGTGACCGGGTCGACCTCGTCCTGACGCAAACGGTCAAGGGTGACGAAGGCCAGCCGCTTAAGGCTGCCGAAACCGTTCTCCAGAACCTGCGCGTTCTCGCCACCGACCAGAAGACCGAACACAAGACCGGCAAGGACGGCCAGACCGTCGTGAAGGCTTCGCGCACCGTCACTCTCGAAGTGACGCCGAAGATCGCCGAAAAGGTCGCTGTCGCGCAGACGCTCGGCCAGATCAGCCTGGTCCTGCGTTCGATTGCGGACAACCAGGTCGAACTCGAAAAGGCCATCGCCTCGGGTGACATCGTCGTTCCTGACGACGCTACGCCCGAAGAAGAAGAAGCGCTGCTTCGCGTCGCGATGAACCGTCCGATCGACAAGGGCACCACGTTCAGCACGGGCGGCGACGTATCGCGCTTCCAGCGCAGCACCGTTCCGGCCCAGAACAGCTCGGCACGCCAGACGCCGCCGCAGATGGGTGTTCCCGCGCAGGTCAGCGGCACCCCGGTCTATTCCGGTCCGTCGGTCCGCGTGACGCGCGGCAAGTCGACCACCGAAGTACCGGTCGGCTCGGGTGCCGGACGCATTCTTTCCGCGCAGTCGGCAGGCACCGCTGAAGCCGCCCAGACGGTTCCGACCGCTGGCGCAGCGCTGATCCGGTGA
- a CDS encoding type II and III secretion system protein family protein encodes MKRRLTAKLLLASLAIAPLTSVPVETATAQSVRGPAQDIVLSIGRGELVTIPGSMADVFISNDSVADVQVKSQRQLYVFGKAGGQTTIYASNAAGDVIWSANIRVGSNIDSIDQMLALAMPEAKISVATMGSNTVLLTGTVAAPEDAAEAERLVQAFVGDNSNVISRLKMATPLQVNLQVRFAEVSRSLVREIGSNLATRDNSGGFLFGVGRGRDFVSIGDADLSNFPVVDASDAFGLPTGSLSLPFNPATGQFVYGGTQYQFKGPSVGQTAIQAAGRLFGMDIAAGFDLAERIGLITTLSQPNLTALSGETANFLAGGEFPIPISQGLGTTAIEYRNYGVSLAYTPTVLSNGRISIRVRPEVSELSSQGSVTINGFQIPALTIRRAETTVELGSGQSFMIAGLMSNNSQNSLDKAPGIGDMPIIGNLFRSRSYRKGETELVIIVTPYLVEPVSANEIKLPTDGFKAANEIQQLLGYQEHDSESGASRPGPTSVDKDAPPPAVSQVEPAAIVPGSQQTVSRQAQDKKRKKDLRAETAAPGFSL; translated from the coding sequence ATGAAACGTCGCCTGACTGCTAAATTGCTGCTTGCGAGCCTGGCCATTGCGCCGCTCACCAGCGTTCCGGTGGAAACCGCGACTGCCCAGTCGGTGCGCGGCCCGGCACAGGATATCGTCCTGTCGATCGGTCGCGGCGAACTCGTCACGATCCCCGGTTCGATGGCCGACGTCTTCATCTCGAACGACTCGGTTGCCGACGTGCAGGTCAAATCGCAGCGCCAGCTCTATGTCTTCGGCAAAGCCGGCGGTCAGACCACGATCTATGCCAGCAATGCTGCCGGTGACGTGATCTGGTCGGCCAACATTCGCGTCGGTTCGAACATCGACAGCATCGACCAGATGCTGGCTCTGGCGATGCCCGAAGCGAAGATTTCGGTCGCTACCATGGGCTCCAACACCGTGCTGCTGACCGGGACGGTTGCCGCCCCTGAAGACGCTGCCGAAGCAGAACGCCTCGTCCAGGCTTTCGTCGGCGACAACAGCAACGTGATCAGCCGCCTGAAGATGGCAACGCCGCTGCAGGTCAACCTGCAGGTCCGCTTTGCCGAAGTCAGCCGTTCGCTGGTTCGTGAAATCGGTTCGAACCTGGCGACCCGCGACAATAGCGGCGGCTTCCTGTTCGGTGTCGGCCGTGGTCGCGACTTCGTTTCGATCGGCGATGCCGATCTCAGCAACTTCCCGGTCGTCGACGCTTCGGATGCGTTCGGCCTGCCTACAGGTTCGCTGTCGCTGCCGTTCAATCCGGCAACCGGCCAGTTCGTTTACGGCGGTACTCAGTACCAGTTCAAAGGCCCGTCGGTCGGCCAGACAGCCATCCAGGCTGCCGGTCGCCTGTTCGGAATGGACATCGCAGCAGGCTTCGACCTCGCCGAACGTATCGGTCTGATCACCACGCTGTCGCAGCCCAACCTGACCGCGCTTTCGGGTGAAACCGCCAACTTCCTTGCCGGCGGCGAATTCCCGATCCCGATCAGCCAGGGCCTCGGCACTACGGCGATCGAATATCGCAACTACGGTGTCAGCCTCGCCTACACGCCGACGGTGCTGTCGAATGGCCGCATCTCGATCCGCGTCCGCCCGGAAGTCTCCGAACTTTCGAGCCAGGGCTCGGTCACGATCAACGGTTTCCAGATCCCTGCCCTCACCATCCGCCGCGCTGAAACGACGGTGGAACTGGGTTCGGGCCAGAGCTTCATGATCGCAGGTCTGATGAGCAACAACTCGCAGAACTCGCTCGACAAGGCTCCGGGCATTGGCGACATGCCGATCATCGGCAACCTGTTCCGCTCGCGCAGCTATCGCAAGGGCGAAACCGAGCTGGTCATCATCGTGACGCCTTATCTGGTCGAACCGGTGAGCGCGAACGAGATCAAACTGCCGACCGACGGCTTCAAGGCCGCCAACGAGATCCAGCAGCTTCTGGGTTACCAGGAACATGACAGCGAATCCGGCGCATCGCGTCCGGGTCCGACATCGGTCGACAAGGATGCACCGCCGCCAGCGGTCAGCCAGGTCGAACCTGCTGCCATCGTTCCCGGCAGCCAGCAGACCGTCTCGCGCCAGGCGCAGGACAAGAAGCGCAAGAAAGACCTCCGCGCCGAAACGGCCGCGCCCGGTTTCAGCCTCTAA
- a CDS encoding CpaD family pilus assembly protein, whose protein sequence is MPIANHSKLAGALALSLGLVLGGCGGMPTNRSLYSVNQPVVERTNYSLDVDTGSGGLTIPEQQRVAGWFEAMDLGYGDRVAIEDPMASEATRDAVARLAGRHGILVEDTAPVTSGFVQPGQARIVLTRTEASVPNCPNWSTSSDMNYNNATSTNYGCAVNSNFAAMVANPQDLIEGQKGTGETVIMSSKKAIDSYRSQTPTGAGGLGKSGGK, encoded by the coding sequence ATGCCCATTGCAAATCACAGCAAGCTCGCAGGTGCCCTCGCCCTCTCGCTCGGCCTGGTGCTGGGTGGATGCGGCGGCATGCCGACCAATCGGAGCCTCTACAGCGTCAACCAGCCGGTTGTTGAGCGGACCAATTATTCGCTCGACGTCGACACCGGCAGTGGCGGCCTGACCATCCCCGAACAGCAGCGTGTCGCTGGCTGGTTCGAGGCGATGGACCTCGGCTATGGCGACCGCGTCGCCATCGAAGATCCTATGGCCAGCGAAGCCACGCGCGATGCGGTTGCCCGCCTCGCCGGGCGTCACGGCATCCTCGTCGAAGATACCGCACCGGTCACTTCCGGTTTCGTCCAGCCCGGCCAGGCCCGCATCGTGCTGACCCGCACGGAAGCCTCGGTTCCGAACTGTCCGAACTGGTCGACTTCGTCGGACATGAACTACAACAACGCGACCTCAACCAACTACGGTTGCGCGGTGAACAGCAACTTCGCCGCCATGGTCGCGAACCCGCAGGATCTTATCGAAGGGCAAAAGGGCACGGGCGAAACCGTGATCATGAGCTCGAAGAAAGCCATCGACAGTTATCGCAGCCAGACGCCGACCGGCGCAGGCGGCCTTGGCAAGAGCGGAGGGAAGTAA
- a CDS encoding pilus assembly protein CpaE, with protein MNAPWKSGMPGNRDPFAAYICDDAALDVLRPVVIELGWQPEKCNKGGLRNAIQSLSVSASPNILLVDLSESGDPLNDINALAEVCEPGTVVIAIGQVNDVRLYRDLLASGIHDYLLKPLSAGSLRDALNQAQAVFTAPRNAEGEGVKRHISTAVVGARGGVGASTLATSLAWQFSEEHKAPTALFDLDVHFGTGALALDLEPGRGLTDAIDNPSRIDGLFIERAMIRANDNLSILSAEAPISQPLMTDGAAFVQLEEEFRQAFEMTVVDLPRNMLINFPHVLADVNLILLTTEMTLASARDTIRILSWLKTNAAHAHIMIIANKVQPGVAEISKADFEASIERKIDFTIPYDVKAAANAAKLGQTFIAANKSSKASGVMKQIAERVMGASEEDLSSLETEKKSLLGGFDLKSLLAKKEKKAAAPEPAE; from the coding sequence ATGAATGCGCCTTGGAAATCCGGCATGCCGGGCAACCGCGATCCCTTCGCCGCTTACATCTGCGACGATGCAGCACTCGACGTGCTTCGTCCGGTCGTGATCGAGCTGGGATGGCAGCCTGAGAAGTGCAACAAGGGCGGTCTGCGTAACGCGATCCAGTCGCTAAGTGTCAGCGCCAGCCCGAACATCCTGCTGGTCGACCTGTCGGAAAGCGGAGATCCGCTGAACGACATCAACGCCCTCGCCGAGGTTTGCGAACCCGGCACGGTGGTGATCGCGATCGGCCAGGTCAATGACGTGCGCCTCTATCGCGACCTGCTCGCCAGCGGCATTCACGACTACCTGCTGAAACCGCTTTCGGCCGGCTCGCTTCGCGATGCCCTGAACCAGGCCCAGGCCGTGTTCACTGCACCGCGCAACGCCGAAGGTGAAGGCGTCAAGCGTCACATCTCGACGGCAGTCGTCGGCGCGCGTGGCGGCGTGGGTGCATCGACCCTTGCAACCTCGCTCGCATGGCAGTTCAGCGAAGAGCACAAGGCCCCGACGGCCCTGTTCGACCTCGACGTCCACTTCGGCACCGGTGCCCTGGCACTGGATCTCGAACCGGGCCGCGGCCTGACCGACGCGATCGATAATCCGAGCCGCATCGACGGCCTGTTCATCGAACGCGCCATGATCCGTGCGAACGACAATCTGTCGATCCTGTCGGCAGAAGCTCCGATCAGCCAGCCGCTGATGACCGACGGCGCTGCTTTCGTGCAACTGGAGGAAGAATTCCGCCAGGCGTTCGAAATGACGGTGGTCGACCTGCCGCGCAACATGCTGATCAATTTCCCGCATGTTCTGGCGGACGTGAACCTGATCCTGCTGACCACGGAAATGACGCTCGCTTCGGCACGCGACACCATCCGTATCCTCAGCTGGCTGAAAACCAATGCGGCGCATGCTCACATCATGATCATCGCCAACAAGGTCCAGCCCGGCGTTGCCGAGATCAGCAAGGCGGATTTCGAAGCCTCGATCGAACGCAAGATCGACTTCACCATCCCTTACGACGTCAAGGCGGCAGCCAATGCCGCCAAGCTCGGACAGACCTTCATCGCGGCCAACAAGTCCTCGAAGGCTTCGGGCGTGATGAAGCAGATCGCCGAACGTGTGATGGGTGCAAGCGAAGAAGACCTTTCGAGCCTGGAGACAGAGAAAAAGTCGCTGCTTGGCGGTTTCGATCTCAAGTCGCTGCTGGCGAAGAAGGAAAAGAAGGCCGCAGCTCCGGAACCTGCTGAATAA
- a CDS encoding type II secretion system F family protein, whose product MTTLQILLVAGVVLSVLAGGYMLVAGPSPSKESHRRLQAVRYRHSESTDTKVESQLKKAIASRKPKAHVVAGSGSRIEALEMRLDRTGKGWTLSQYLYASLGIALFITVVVFLRTGAFMMSAGVGLLIGAGLPHMAVNYLINKRTNNFNGKFPDAIELLVRGLRSGLPVTETLGVVAQEVPGPVGEEFKAVTERIKIGRTMEESLQDTADRLNIPEFNFFCITLAIQRETGGNLAETLSNLSDVLRKRAQMKLKIKAMSSESKASAYIVGSLPFIVFGLIWWINPSYIGGFFEDDRLIVAGLGGMVWMSIGAFIMAKMVNFEI is encoded by the coding sequence ATGACCACTTTGCAAATCCTTCTAGTCGCGGGCGTTGTGTTGAGCGTCCTCGCCGGAGGCTACATGCTCGTGGCCGGTCCGTCTCCCTCGAAGGAAAGCCACAGGCGCCTTCAGGCGGTGCGCTATCGTCACTCGGAAAGCACCGACACCAAGGTTGAATCGCAGCTCAAGAAGGCGATCGCCTCGCGCAAGCCGAAGGCTCACGTGGTGGCCGGGTCGGGTTCGCGTATCGAAGCGCTCGAAATGCGCCTGGACCGCACCGGCAAGGGCTGGACGCTGTCGCAGTACCTCTACGCATCGCTCGGCATCGCGCTGTTCATTACAGTCGTCGTGTTCCTGCGCACGGGCGCGTTCATGATGTCGGCTGGCGTGGGCCTGCTGATCGGTGCCGGCCTGCCGCACATGGCGGTGAACTACCTGATCAACAAGCGGACCAACAACTTCAACGGCAAGTTTCCCGACGCCATCGAACTGCTCGTTCGCGGCCTGCGTTCCGGCTTGCCGGTGACCGAAACTCTCGGCGTGGTCGCACAGGAAGTGCCCGGACCTGTCGGCGAAGAATTCAAGGCTGTGACCGAACGCATCAAGATCGGTCGCACGATGGAAGAATCGCTGCAGGATACGGCCGACAGGCTCAATATCCCGGAATTCAACTTCTTCTGCATCACCCTCGCCATCCAGCGCGAAACCGGTGGTAACCTGGCCGAAACGCTTTCGAACCTTTCGGACGTTCTGCGCAAGCGCGCCCAGATGAAGCTGAAGATCAAGGCGATGAGCTCTGAATCGAAAGCATCGGCCTACATCGTCGGTTCGCTGCCCTTCATCGTGTTCGGCCTGATCTGGTGGATCAACCCGTCGTACATCGGCGGCTTCTTCGAGGACGATCGCCTGATCGTCGCCGGTCTCGGCGGCATGGTCTGGATGTCGATCGGCGCCTTCATCATGGCCAAGATGGTCAACTTCGAAATCTGA
- a CDS encoding type II secretion system F family protein translates to MLEQPTGPQLLGFDVILVGTILAGLAAMAVMFAIYTAVTIKDPMAKRVKSLNDRRDELKAGIVTSSAKKRASLVRKTEGTDKMKQQLEGMKVLQQSQIEDIQQKLAHAGYRNKELAVYIIALRMVLPIMLGVLGVVMIYVIDYFPDWGSMKRIGAMGLLLYLGYKGPEMFLKNKADKRTGEIRKGLPDALDLLVICAEAGLTVDAAFNRVAKELGRAYPELGDEFALTAIELSFLNERKKAFDNLAYRVDLEAVKGVVTTMVQTERYGTPLASALRVLSAEFRNERMMRAEEKAARLPAIMTVPLICFILPVLFIVILGPAACSIADAFAGKPGR, encoded by the coding sequence ATGCTTGAACAGCCAACCGGACCCCAGCTTCTCGGTTTCGACGTCATCCTCGTCGGGACCATCCTGGCCGGCCTTGCCGCCATGGCGGTGATGTTCGCGATCTATACTGCGGTCACGATCAAGGACCCGATGGCAAAGCGCGTGAAGTCGCTCAACGACCGCCGCGACGAGCTCAAGGCAGGTATCGTCACGTCGAGCGCGAAAAAGCGCGCCAGCCTGGTCCGCAAGACCGAAGGCACCGACAAGATGAAGCAGCAGCTGGAGGGCATGAAGGTCCTTCAGCAGAGCCAGATCGAGGACATCCAGCAGAAGCTGGCGCATGCCGGCTACCGAAACAAGGAACTGGCGGTTTACATCATCGCACTGCGCATGGTGCTGCCGATCATGCTCGGCGTGCTCGGCGTCGTCATGATTTACGTCATCGATTACTTCCCGGATTGGGGTTCGATGAAGCGTATCGGCGCGATGGGGCTGTTGCTTTACCTGGGCTACAAGGGCCCGGAAATGTTCCTCAAGAACAAGGCGGACAAGCGCACAGGTGAAATCCGCAAGGGCCTGCCGGACGCGCTCGACCTCCTGGTCATCTGCGCCGAAGCAGGTCTGACCGTCGACGCCGCCTTCAACCGCGTCGCCAAGGAACTGGGCCGTGCCTATCCCGAACTCGGCGACGAGTTTGCACTGACGGCGATCGAACTTTCGTTCCTGAACGAGCGCAAGAAGGCCTTCGACAACCTTGCCTACCGCGTCGATCTGGAAGCGGTCAAAGGCGTGGTCACGACGATGGTCCAGACCGAACGCTATGGTACTCCGCTGGCTTCCGCACTGCGCGTATTGTCGGCCGAATTCCGTAACGAGCGCATGATGCGCGCCGAAGAAAAAGCTGCCCGCCTTCCGGCCATCATGACCGTGCCGCTGATCTGCTTCATTCTCCCGGTGCTGTTTATCGTCATTCTCGGCCCGGCGGCCTGTTCAATCGCCGATGCCTTCGCCGGCAAGCCCGGTCGATAG
- a CDS encoding MarR family winged helix-turn-helix transcriptional regulator, with translation MTGAGSKNKQGQLADFLPYQLSITSNAVSSLIAQRYRSRFGLKITEWRVMAVLGDAGEATQRELTEATLMDKVAVNRACKVLEERGLLERQPNSADGRSHHLALTSEGRAMRGEIMPLALAMEEEIFAAFGDSEREAFRAMLKRVFDQAEKLGAAPRD, from the coding sequence ATGACTGGAGCGGGATCGAAGAACAAGCAGGGGCAGCTGGCGGATTTCCTGCCGTACCAGCTGTCGATTACCTCCAATGCGGTCAGCAGCCTGATCGCGCAGCGTTATCGCTCGCGGTTCGGGCTGAAGATCACCGAGTGGCGCGTGATGGCCGTGCTCGGCGATGCTGGCGAAGCGACCCAGCGCGAGCTGACGGAAGCAACGTTGATGGACAAGGTTGCGGTCAATCGCGCGTGCAAAGTGCTGGAAGAACGGGGCCTTCTCGAACGCCAGCCGAACAGCGCCGATGGCCGCTCGCATCATCTGGCGCTCACGTCCGAAGGGCGAGCCATGCGCGGCGAGATCATGCCGTTGGCGCTGGCGATGGAGGAAGAAATCTTCGCAGCTTTCGGGGATTCCGAAAGAGAAGCCTTTCGCGCCATGCTGAAGCGCGTATTCGACCAGGCCGAAAAGCTAGGGGCCGCCCCGCGCGACTGA